The proteins below come from a single Serratia fonticola genomic window:
- a CDS encoding shikimate kinase, with amino-acid sequence MKINVVGTSGSGKSTVARQLAQKLAVPYIEMDKLYWRPHWQNASDDEFLHLVEQALVSAPAGWVLDGNYTRTKAVKWRDVDWVVWVDYGFCRTLWQAVRRASVRAWHKTELWSDTGNCESFRRSFFSRESIILWTIKTYRKNRIKYLADQQDPANRHIRFIQLRSPAETAAFLASLC; translated from the coding sequence ATGAAAATTAACGTGGTGGGCACCAGTGGCAGCGGTAAAAGCACCGTTGCCCGCCAATTGGCGCAAAAGCTGGCCGTACCTTATATCGAAATGGATAAGCTTTACTGGCGGCCACACTGGCAAAATGCCTCAGATGACGAGTTCTTGCACCTGGTCGAACAGGCGTTGGTATCAGCCCCTGCGGGGTGGGTATTGGATGGCAACTATACCCGGACCAAAGCCGTGAAATGGCGGGACGTTGACTGGGTTGTCTGGGTTGACTACGGATTCTGTCGCACGCTATGGCAGGCCGTTCGCCGCGCGTCGGTGCGGGCTTGGCACAAGACTGAGCTCTGGTCCGATACCGGCAATTGTGAGAGCTTTCGCCGCTCTTTCTTTAGCCGTGAGTCGATCATCCTGTGGACCATCAAAACCTACCGCAAGAATCGTATAAAGTATCTGGCGGACCAGCAGGACCCAGCCAATCGCCATATTCGTTTTATCCAACTGCGCTCTCCGGCGGAAACAGCGGCTTTTCTGGCAAGCCTCTGTTAG
- the ompX gene encoding outer membrane protein OmpX produces the protein MKKIACLSAVAACVLAVTAGTAFAGESTVSAGYAQGDLQGVANKAGGFNLKYRYEYDNSPLGVIGSFTHLEKNNSEDGFYNKAQYNSITAGPAYRFNDWASIYGVIGVGYGKFTSNAQDGSDHNNTSDYGFTYGAGLQFNPMQQVALDVGYEQSRIRSVDVGTWNVGVGYRF, from the coding sequence ATGAAAAAAATTGCATGTCTTTCCGCAGTAGCAGCTTGTGTATTGGCCGTAACAGCAGGTACCGCATTTGCTGGTGAGAGCACCGTATCCGCTGGCTATGCCCAGGGCGATCTCCAAGGCGTTGCCAACAAGGCCGGTGGTTTCAACCTGAAGTACCGTTACGAGTACGACAACAGCCCACTGGGTGTGATCGGTTCTTTCACCCACCTGGAAAAGAACAACTCTGAAGACGGCTTCTACAACAAAGCACAATACAACTCCATCACTGCGGGTCCTGCTTATCGTTTCAACGATTGGGCGAGCATCTACGGTGTGATCGGTGTGGGCTATGGTAAATTCACTTCCAACGCTCAAGACGGTTCAGACCACAACAACACCAGCGACTACGGTTTCACCTACGGTGCTGGTCTGCAGTTCAACCCAATGCAACAGGTTGCTCTGGACGTGGGTTACGAGCAGAGCCGTATCCGCAGCGTTGACGTTGGCACCTGGAATGTGGGTGTAGGTTACCGCTTCTAA
- a CDS encoding GNAT family N-acetyltransferase, with translation MPTHTVAPTLITERLILDAHRLEDFDDLAAMWADPAVVRYIGSTPRDKEDSWGRLLRYIGHWKLLGYGYWAVREKNTGRYIGGIGFADFHRDIQPALDVPEMGWTLITAAHGKGYATEALNAALVWAKENFSQDKVVCIISPDNRPSLGLAKKVGFVASHRSEYHQLPTVVLYRPL, from the coding sequence ATGCCCACTCACACCGTTGCCCCCACCTTGATCACCGAACGTCTGATCCTGGATGCCCACCGGCTGGAAGACTTTGACGATTTGGCCGCTATGTGGGCCGATCCTGCGGTAGTGCGCTATATCGGCAGCACGCCACGCGACAAGGAGGACAGCTGGGGCCGCCTGTTGCGCTACATCGGCCACTGGAAATTGCTGGGGTATGGCTACTGGGCGGTGCGGGAGAAAAACACCGGCAGGTATATCGGCGGCATTGGCTTCGCCGATTTTCACCGTGATATTCAACCCGCACTCGATGTCCCCGAAATGGGCTGGACGCTGATCACGGCTGCGCACGGTAAAGGTTATGCCACCGAAGCCTTGAATGCCGCACTAGTCTGGGCCAAAGAGAATTTCTCACAGGACAAAGTCGTTTGTATCATCTCGCCGGATAACCGCCCTTCGCTTGGCCTGGCGAAGAAAGTCGGCTTTGTGGCAAGCCACCGCAGCGAATACCACCAGCTGCCAACGGTGGTGTTATACCGGCCGCTGTGA
- a CDS encoding nitrilase family protein has product MTTTLRAASVQFQHRANDKNYNLGIMEDFIAQAAADNVQVLAFPEMCITGYWHVRHLADSEITALAEPIATSPSLARIRPLAERYRMAIGVGLIELGEDGQLYNAYAVCLPDGQTHVHRKLHPFEHPLIAKGDSYTVFDTPWGVRMGILICWDNNLVENARATTLLGADILFAPHQTGGTNSRSPHGMKPIPLPLWQQRKENPAAIEEAFRGEIGRGWLLRWLPSRAHDNGLFILFSNGVGRDDDEVRTGNAMLLDPYGRILSETWAAQDAMVTADLDLSLIPMSSGRRWIHGRRPELYGLLTEPQGYERDPRTARFSLQPTTVLGKPNKSMD; this is encoded by the coding sequence ATGACCACGACCCTTCGTGCTGCGTCGGTACAATTTCAACACCGCGCCAACGACAAGAACTACAATCTCGGCATTATGGAAGACTTTATCGCCCAAGCCGCCGCCGACAACGTACAGGTCCTCGCTTTCCCGGAAATGTGCATTACCGGCTACTGGCACGTACGCCATCTGGCGGACAGCGAAATCACCGCTTTAGCTGAGCCTATCGCCACCAGCCCCTCACTGGCACGCATCCGCCCGCTGGCAGAGCGGTATCGAATGGCCATCGGCGTTGGGCTGATTGAGCTGGGTGAAGACGGCCAGCTGTACAACGCTTATGCGGTTTGCCTGCCGGATGGCCAAACCCATGTGCACCGCAAGCTCCATCCTTTTGAACATCCGCTAATCGCTAAAGGCGATAGTTATACCGTGTTTGACACCCCTTGGGGCGTACGCATGGGGATCCTGATCTGCTGGGACAACAACCTGGTAGAGAACGCCCGTGCCACTACGCTGCTGGGTGCCGATATTCTGTTCGCCCCTCACCAGACCGGGGGGACAAATTCACGCAGCCCGCACGGCATGAAGCCGATACCGCTGCCGTTATGGCAGCAACGTAAAGAAAATCCGGCGGCGATCGAAGAGGCTTTTCGCGGCGAAATTGGCCGCGGTTGGCTGCTGCGCTGGTTGCCTTCTCGCGCCCATGATAATGGCCTGTTTATTCTGTTCAGCAACGGTGTGGGGCGAGACGATGATGAGGTGCGCACCGGCAATGCGATGCTGCTGGATCCTTATGGCCGTATCCTGTCAGAGACCTGGGCAGCGCAGGACGCCATGGTCACCGCCGATCTGGATCTGAGCTTAATCCCCATGAGCAGCGGGCGGCGTTGGATCCACGGCCGTCGGCCAGAGCTCTATGGATTGTTGACCGAGCCGCAGGGATATGAGCGCGATCCCCGTACGGCGCGTTTTTCATTGCAACCGACCACGGTATTGGGCAAGCCCAATAAATCGATGGATTAG
- the rhtA gene encoding threonine/homoserine exporter RhtA, with the protein MSSSVTTKASSTLVPVCLLIIAMISIQSGASLAKSLFPLVGAEGITTLRLSIGTLILFIIFRPWRMRFAAGSRLPLLIYGLSLGAMNYLFYLSLRTVPLGIAVALEFTGPLAVAMFSSRRPIDFIWVALAIAGLWFLLPLGHDMGSIDPVGAACALGAGACWAIYIIFGQKAGGDHGPGTVAVGSLIAAIVFCPIGAWQAGSALLNVDILPVALAVAVLSTALPYSLEIIALPKIPARTFGTLMSLEPAMAALSGMIFLNEHLNQTQWLALAAIITASMGATLTIKPKPQVESLS; encoded by the coding sequence ATGTCTTCGTCTGTAACCACTAAAGCGTCTTCCACGCTGGTGCCCGTGTGTTTACTGATCATTGCCATGATCTCGATCCAGAGCGGGGCTTCATTAGCCAAAAGCCTGTTCCCGCTGGTGGGTGCCGAAGGCATCACCACCCTGCGCCTGAGCATAGGTACGCTGATCCTGTTTATCATTTTCCGTCCGTGGCGCATGCGTTTCGCCGCCGGTAGCCGGTTGCCCTTGCTGATCTATGGTCTGTCACTGGGGGCGATGAACTACCTGTTTTATCTTTCTTTACGCACGGTGCCGCTGGGCATTGCGGTGGCACTGGAGTTTACCGGCCCGCTGGCGGTGGCAATGTTCTCTTCCCGCCGCCCGATCGATTTTATCTGGGTGGCGCTGGCCATTGCCGGTTTGTGGTTCCTGCTGCCGCTTGGCCACGATATGGGCAGTATCGATCCAGTGGGGGCAGCTTGTGCGTTGGGTGCCGGTGCCTGCTGGGCGATATACATTATTTTCGGCCAGAAGGCCGGGGGAGATCACGGGCCGGGCACCGTAGCCGTGGGGTCATTGATCGCCGCTATCGTGTTCTGCCCGATCGGTGCCTGGCAAGCCGGCAGTGCGCTGTTGAACGTGGATATTCTACCGGTGGCGTTGGCCGTCGCGGTGCTGTCTACCGCGTTGCCTTACTCATTGGAAATTATCGCGTTACCCAAGATCCCCGCCCGTACCTTTGGCACCCTGATGAGCCTGGAACCGGCAATGGCCGCCCTTTCCGGCATGATCTTCCTCAACGAACATCTTAACCAAACGCAATGGTTGGCATTGGCCGCCATCATTACCGCCTCCATGGGGGCCACGTTAACCATCAAACCCAAGCCACAGGTTGAAAGCCTCTCGTAA
- a CDS encoding aminoimidazole riboside kinase, producing the protein MKLWTVGDAVIDLLPQPDRQYKACAGGAPLNVAVGAARLGCDCGFIGRVGDDPFGHFLQQTLYSEGVETQYIQFDEQYHTSTVLVALGNDGDRSFTFLVNPSADQFLSSKNLPDFGDDILHFCSLALVAKQSRETLVKAISLLKQRGGILSFDVNLREKMWGNPQEMLATVTEFAHQSDILKLSEEELYWITGTTHYEKALERVKRFPSSLKIVTRGIQGAIALWQDLVIHVDSYKVNSLDTTGAGDAFIAGLLANISFGNGLQDFEQLKLALTQASACGALATTQKGALSALPDAEGVRSFIGSEHRLTFKVNSINPHE; encoded by the coding sequence ATGAAACTGTGGACGGTTGGTGATGCGGTAATCGATTTATTACCTCAGCCAGATAGGCAATATAAAGCTTGCGCTGGTGGTGCGCCGTTAAATGTTGCTGTGGGTGCAGCTCGTTTGGGATGTGATTGTGGTTTTATTGGCAGAGTTGGTGATGATCCATTTGGCCACTTTCTCCAGCAAACGCTCTATTCAGAGGGAGTCGAAACGCAGTATATACAATTTGATGAGCAATATCATACCAGTACCGTGCTGGTAGCGCTGGGGAATGATGGCGATCGCAGTTTTACATTTCTGGTGAATCCTTCTGCCGACCAGTTTTTATCCTCTAAAAATCTACCCGATTTTGGTGATGATATATTGCACTTTTGTTCGTTGGCTCTGGTTGCCAAGCAGAGCCGTGAGACCTTGGTCAAGGCGATAAGTTTACTAAAGCAACGCGGTGGCATCTTGAGCTTTGATGTCAACCTGCGGGAGAAAATGTGGGGAAATCCACAGGAGATGCTGGCAACGGTCACTGAATTTGCTCATCAGTCAGATATTTTAAAACTCTCAGAAGAAGAATTATACTGGATAACCGGTACGACTCATTATGAAAAAGCGCTGGAAAGAGTAAAGCGATTTCCTTCTAGCCTTAAAATTGTCACCCGTGGTATCCAAGGGGCTATCGCCTTATGGCAAGATCTGGTCATACACGTAGACTCGTACAAGGTGAATAGTTTAGATACGACGGGGGCAGGAGATGCCTTTATCGCTGGATTGTTGGCAAATATCTCTTTCGGAAATGGTTTGCAGGATTTTGAACAATTGAAATTAGCCCTGACGCAAGCCAGCGCCTGTGGCGCGCTGGCGACGACACAAAAAGGAGCTTTATCAGCATTACCCGATGCGGAGGGTGTCAGAAGTTTTATTGGGTCTGAGCATAGACTGACATTTAAGGTTAATTCTATAAACCCTCATGAGTGA
- a CDS encoding aldose 1-epimerase family protein, whose amino-acid sequence MNKLTVLSLAISLISGYAGAQTIVLTDSENGIELGNWRIDSSQLKIPAPRFSLQQQVLHGGKQEGSKVLTLTSEGLTITLSPTRGMDILHVNGSGVRLGWDSPVTEVVNPAYINLESRNGVGWLDGFNEMLVRCGYEWTGHPGVENGTLYTLHGRAGNTPASKVVVEIAEKAPYEIRIRGLLKENTFKKSNLETWTELRYVPGAQQFTVHDRLTNHADYPRDYQIIYHSNFGKPLLEEGAVFSAAIKEISPFNDYAKGGLKDWHTYLGPTKGFDEMVFNIVPYSDSQGKTLAMMNNKKADRGVAIGFDTHQLPVLTLWKNTDTERQGYVTGIEPGTSYAYPVKIEREQGRIKQLQPGKSTDFELTYTLLNNAEQVKEYQNKIKTLQGDREVKLVDTPIAVE is encoded by the coding sequence ATGAACAAGCTTACTGTGCTTTCGCTCGCTATCTCTTTGATTTCTGGGTATGCCGGTGCTCAAACTATCGTATTAACCGACAGTGAGAACGGTATTGAACTTGGCAATTGGCGGATTGACAGCTCACAGCTGAAAATTCCCGCTCCGCGCTTCAGCTTGCAACAGCAAGTCTTGCATGGTGGCAAGCAAGAGGGATCGAAAGTCCTTACCCTGACCAGTGAGGGGTTGACCATCACCCTTAGCCCAACGCGCGGTATGGATATTCTGCATGTCAACGGTTCCGGCGTAAGGTTGGGGTGGGATTCGCCGGTGACCGAGGTAGTCAACCCGGCTTATATCAACCTGGAGAGTCGCAACGGTGTGGGTTGGCTTGACGGTTTTAACGAAATGCTGGTGCGCTGCGGCTACGAATGGACCGGGCACCCGGGCGTAGAAAACGGCACGCTGTATACGTTACATGGCCGTGCAGGAAATACCCCGGCTTCCAAGGTGGTGGTAGAGATTGCAGAAAAAGCACCATATGAAATCCGTATCCGCGGTCTGCTGAAAGAAAATACCTTTAAGAAAAGTAATCTGGAAACCTGGACTGAACTGCGTTACGTCCCTGGTGCGCAGCAGTTTACGGTTCACGATCGTCTAACCAATCATGCTGATTATCCGCGTGACTATCAGATTATTTATCACAGTAACTTCGGTAAGCCGCTGCTGGAAGAGGGAGCGGTGTTCAGTGCGGCAATCAAGGAGATTTCGCCGTTTAATGATTATGCCAAGGGCGGTTTGAAAGATTGGCATACTTACCTGGGGCCTACCAAAGGCTTTGATGAGATGGTGTTCAATATCGTGCCTTACAGTGATTCTCAAGGAAAAACCCTGGCGATGATGAACAACAAGAAAGCGGATCGGGGAGTTGCAATTGGTTTTGATACTCACCAGTTGCCAGTTTTGACGTTGTGGAAAAACACGGATACTGAACGCCAGGGCTATGTTACCGGGATTGAGCCAGGGACCAGCTACGCGTATCCGGTAAAAATCGAACGTGAGCAGGGGCGAATCAAACAATTACAGCCTGGGAAGAGTACCGATTTCGAGCTGACTTACACTTTGCTGAACAATGCTGAACAAGTAAAAGAGTACCAAAACAAGATAAAAACGCTGCAAGGTGACCGTGAAGTTAAACTCGTCGATACTCCAATTGCGGTGGAATAG
- the otnC gene encoding 3-oxo-tetronate 4-phosphate decarboxylase: protein MTADTEQLAREEMVRLGASFFQRGYATGSAGNLSLLLPDGTLLATPTGSCLGELQVDKLSKVSLSGEWISGDKPSKEISFHRALYQNNPACKAVVHLHCTYLTALSCLQGLDTANAIKPFTPYVVMRVGQVPVVPYYRPGDLRLAEDLGKLAPSYKAFLLANHGPVVTGESLREAANNTEEMEDAAKLIFTLGNRPIRYLTDDEIAELRS, encoded by the coding sequence ATGACCGCTGACACTGAACAGCTGGCAAGGGAAGAGATGGTGCGCCTGGGGGCTTCGTTCTTCCAGCGCGGCTACGCTACCGGTTCAGCAGGCAACCTTTCGCTGTTGTTGCCAGATGGTACCCTGCTTGCCACCCCCACCGGCTCTTGCCTGGGGGAGTTGCAGGTAGACAAACTGTCGAAAGTCAGCCTGAGCGGTGAATGGATTTCTGGCGACAAGCCCTCGAAAGAGATCAGCTTTCACCGCGCGCTGTACCAGAACAACCCGGCGTGCAAGGCAGTAGTGCACCTGCATTGCACCTATCTGACCGCGCTTTCCTGCCTGCAAGGGCTGGATACGGCAAATGCCATCAAGCCGTTCACCCCTTATGTGGTGATGCGCGTCGGCCAGGTGCCGGTGGTGCCTTACTACCGCCCCGGCGATCTGCGGCTGGCGGAAGATCTGGGCAAGCTGGCCCCAAGCTACAAGGCTTTCCTGTTGGCGAACCACGGCCCCGTGGTCACCGGCGAGAGCCTGCGGGAAGCCGCGAACAATACCGAAGAAATGGAAGATGCGGCCAAGCTGATTTTCACCCTCGGCAACCGCCCAATTCGCTATTTAACCGATGATGAAATTGCCGAGTTACGGAGCTGA
- the nanQ gene encoding N-acetylneuraminate anomerase, which yields MIYGSLYNPRFGRGLSPALANILNTVRQYDLPNLPLGRHEIDGERVFMNVMELMTEPAESKRAELHQEYLDIQILIGGEERIDFGLPDSWESNDLYDESKDLQWLDIKRSPQTLNLMPGMYVIFFPLEPHKPGCQITEPKNIKKVVVKVHYELLL from the coding sequence ATGATCTATGGCAGTTTGTACAACCCCCGCTTTGGACGTGGTCTCTCACCCGCTTTAGCCAATATCCTCAATACCGTACGTCAGTATGATTTGCCTAACCTGCCGTTGGGCCGGCACGAGATCGATGGCGAACGGGTGTTTATGAACGTGATGGAGCTGATGACGGAGCCAGCAGAAAGCAAACGCGCCGAGCTTCACCAGGAGTATCTGGATATCCAGATCCTGATCGGCGGTGAAGAGCGGATCGATTTTGGCCTGCCAGACAGTTGGGAAAGCAACGATCTTTACGATGAAAGCAAAGATCTGCAATGGCTGGATATCAAACGCAGCCCGCAAACCCTGAACCTAATGCCGGGTATGTATGTGATCTTCTTCCCACTGGAGCCACACAAACCCGGCTGCCAGATAACTGAGCCGAAAAACATCAAGAAAGTGGTGGTGAAAGTCCACTACGAACTGCTGCTTTGA
- a CDS encoding GntP family transporter, whose product MSPTMLLIIAVLGVVLLLLMVIKAKVQPFVALLVVSLLVALASGIPTGEVMKVMTAGMGGVLGSVTIIIGLGAMLGRMIEHSGGAESLAQRFSKALGPKRTIAALTSAAFVLGIPVFFDVGFIILAPIIYGFAKVAKVSPLKFGLPMAGVMLTVHVALPPHPGPVAAAGLLNADIGWLTIIGLVICIPVGIIGYFAAKYLNRKAYPLSIEVLEQLQLASPEPAPEDRAPLSDRINPPSAGLITALIVIPIAIIMLGTVSATLLPAGSPIRDALSLIGSPGVALMIALVLAFYFLAIRRGWSLQHTSDVMGGALPTAAVVIMVTGAGGVFGKVLVESGVGKALADVLTTIGLPLIPAAFIISLALRASQGSATVAILTTGGLLSEAVIGLNSMQLVLVTLATCFGGLGLSHVNDSGFWIVTKYLGLSVADGLKTWTVLTTLLGLSGFAFTWLLWLVV is encoded by the coding sequence ATGTCTCCAACTATGCTACTGATCATTGCCGTACTGGGTGTCGTACTGCTGCTATTGATGGTCATCAAGGCGAAGGTTCAGCCGTTTGTCGCCCTGCTGGTCGTTAGTCTACTGGTCGCGCTTGCCAGCGGGATCCCAACCGGTGAAGTCATGAAAGTGATGACCGCCGGGATGGGCGGTGTACTCGGCTCGGTGACCATTATCATCGGCCTGGGTGCCATGCTGGGTAGAATGATCGAACATTCGGGCGGCGCTGAATCCCTGGCGCAACGTTTCAGCAAAGCGCTGGGGCCAAAACGCACCATTGCCGCGCTAACCAGTGCCGCGTTCGTCCTGGGTATTCCGGTGTTTTTCGACGTCGGCTTTATCATCCTGGCACCGATCATCTATGGCTTTGCCAAAGTGGCAAAAGTCTCACCATTGAAGTTTGGCTTGCCGATGGCCGGTGTGATGCTGACGGTCCACGTTGCTCTGCCACCACACCCAGGCCCGGTCGCGGCTGCGGGGCTGTTGAATGCGGATATCGGTTGGTTGACCATTATCGGCCTGGTCATCTGTATCCCAGTGGGGATTATTGGTTACTTCGCGGCGAAATATCTTAACCGTAAAGCCTACCCCCTCTCCATTGAGGTGTTGGAACAGCTGCAACTGGCATCCCCAGAACCGGCACCGGAAGACAGAGCCCCACTCAGCGATCGGATCAATCCTCCGAGCGCCGGGTTGATTACCGCGCTGATCGTGATCCCTATCGCCATCATTATGCTGGGTACCGTTTCTGCAACCTTGTTACCTGCCGGTTCACCAATCCGTGATGCCTTGTCATTAATCGGCTCGCCGGGCGTAGCGTTAATGATCGCTCTGGTATTGGCATTCTATTTCCTGGCAATCCGCCGTGGCTGGAGCTTGCAACACACTAGCGATGTGATGGGAGGCGCGTTACCGACAGCAGCGGTGGTCATTATGGTTACCGGTGCGGGTGGGGTGTTTGGCAAGGTGCTGGTCGAGTCTGGCGTAGGTAAAGCGCTGGCAGATGTGCTGACCACCATTGGCCTGCCATTGATCCCGGCGGCATTTATCATCTCGCTGGCACTGCGTGCCTCGCAGGGGTCGGCTACCGTCGCCATTCTGACGACCGGCGGGTTGCTGTCCGAAGCGGTTATCGGGCTTAACTCGATGCAGTTGGTGTTAGTCACGCTCGCCACTTGCTTCGGCGGCCTGGGGCTATCCCACGTTAACGACTCCGGTTTCTGGATTGTCACCAAATACCTTGGCCTGTCAGTGGCTGATGGCCTGAAAACCTGGACGGTATTAACCACCCTGCTCGGTTTAAGTGGCTTCGCCTTTACCTGGCTGCTGTGGCTGGTAGTGTAA
- a CDS encoding HPr family phosphocarrier protein, with product MPKFAANLSMMFTEHSFLDRFDAAAAAGFKAVEFLFPYDYPADLLAEKLQQNGLQQVLFNTAPGDVGAGEWGLAALPGREQDARADIDRALEYAIALKCPNVHVMAGVVPPGEDIARYRETFISNIRYAADAFAPHGIKVLIEALSPPIKPNYLFSSQHQAAELVATIDRPNVFIQFDFFHAQLVDGNISNLIATLAGRYAHIQIASVPDRNEPDDGELNYPWLFAQLDKVGYQGWIGCEYKPRGETTAGLGWVKPYL from the coding sequence ATGCCAAAATTTGCTGCCAATTTATCGATGATGTTTACCGAGCATTCGTTTCTGGATCGTTTTGATGCCGCTGCGGCGGCCGGATTTAAAGCGGTAGAGTTCCTGTTCCCTTATGATTACCCCGCCGATCTACTGGCGGAGAAACTGCAACAAAATGGTCTACAGCAGGTGTTGTTCAATACCGCGCCGGGCGATGTGGGCGCAGGTGAATGGGGGCTGGCAGCGTTACCGGGCCGCGAGCAGGATGCCCGCGCGGATATCGATCGTGCTCTGGAATATGCCATCGCCCTCAAGTGCCCTAACGTTCACGTGATGGCTGGCGTAGTGCCGCCAGGGGAAGATATTGCCCGCTATCGGGAAACCTTCATCAGCAATATCCGTTACGCCGCCGACGCCTTCGCCCCTCACGGCATCAAGGTGTTGATCGAAGCGCTCAGCCCACCGATCAAGCCCAACTACCTGTTCTCCAGCCAGCATCAGGCGGCGGAACTGGTAGCCACCATCGATCGCCCGAACGTGTTTATTCAGTTCGACTTCTTCCACGCGCAACTGGTGGACGGCAATATCAGTAATCTGATTGCAACGCTTGCCGGGCGCTATGCCCATATCCAGATCGCCTCGGTGCCAGACCGTAATGAACCCGATGACGGTGAGCTGAATTATCCTTGGCTATTCGCCCAACTCGACAAGGTGGGTTACCAAGGGTGGATCGGTTGTGAATATAAACCTCGTGGAGAAACGACGGCGGGTCTGGGTTGGGTGAAACCTTACCTGTAA
- a CDS encoding LysR family transcriptional regulator, whose amino-acid sequence MDNRQLRAFVALAELGRYHLAAERLCITQPALSKQIQAIELQLGTRLFERGRQGARVTANGAALLPRARELLTQYEQFHLYAVQVVKGETGRLALGFGLSSFHLAPQRVAAFRQRFPSVVVGLEDLPSERQCQLLLSGDLQAGFVRLPVVAPLQALPLLNDRLVLAAPRTMALQEESLLTDFHRFPLLQLEPSRGRGLSEQALRFIAAQGLRANVVQQAEDIQTLLALVAAGIGVALLPQSIAFIAPAGVDILPLSGEQTQWQVGLAWNPQRPDALRDNFIQDILNSQRPV is encoded by the coding sequence ATGGATAATCGTCAACTACGTGCCTTTGTCGCGTTGGCCGAACTGGGGCGCTATCACCTGGCCGCCGAGCGGCTGTGCATCACCCAGCCCGCGTTGAGCAAGCAAATTCAAGCCATCGAACTGCAACTGGGCACCCGCCTGTTTGAACGGGGCCGTCAAGGTGCGCGAGTGACGGCCAACGGTGCTGCACTGCTCCCCAGAGCGCGGGAGTTATTGACCCAATACGAGCAGTTTCATCTGTACGCGGTGCAGGTGGTGAAGGGGGAAACCGGGCGCCTGGCCTTAGGCTTTGGGCTTTCCAGCTTTCATCTGGCGCCGCAACGGGTGGCGGCATTTCGCCAGCGCTTTCCGTCGGTGGTGGTTGGCTTGGAGGATCTTCCTTCTGAACGGCAATGCCAGTTGTTGCTAAGCGGCGATCTACAGGCTGGATTTGTGCGCTTACCCGTTGTTGCTCCCTTGCAGGCTCTGCCTTTGCTGAACGATCGGCTGGTGCTGGCCGCGCCGCGAACGATGGCGTTGCAGGAGGAGAGTCTGTTGACGGATTTCCACCGTTTTCCTCTGTTACAGTTGGAGCCTTCGCGTGGCCGAGGGTTGAGTGAGCAGGCTTTGCGTTTTATTGCCGCCCAGGGGCTGCGGGCCAACGTGGTGCAGCAGGCAGAGGATATCCAAACCTTGTTGGCGCTGGTGGCGGCGGGGATAGGCGTGGCGCTGTTGCCGCAAAGCATTGCGTTTATTGCTCCGGCTGGGGTCGATATTCTGCCGTTAAGCGGCGAGCAGACGCAGTGGCAGGTTGGGCTGGCGTGGAACCCGCAGCGGCCTGATGCGCTACGGGATAATTTTATCCAAGATATCTTGAACTCACAGCGGCCGGTATAA